The genomic window GAGGTTTTCTACTATGTACTAACATCAAATCTACATAGGAACAAatgttattcttgtttttctcttctatatCAAATGTCTTGAAACCTTTGTGTTTCTCTGGAACGAGGCCGAGTTTCTGAAGGCACATTCCAGTATAAACATCATCAATGGGGTAGAGAAGGACCCGGTCGGTTATACTGTACAGCCTCAGGGCCAGGTGGCCAGAGTAGAGGAATCCACCTCCCCCTGCATAAGGCGGATAGACACCAGTGTAAACAACTTCTGGGATGTAGTACTTCAGTTTCTTATCCCGATGAGGTCCAGCATTGTGGATCACGTCACCTATAAACAAATCTTTGGCTTTGTTCTTGGATAAGCTATTCAAGTAATTCAGGATGTGATGCGTGTTCACAAAAACATCGTCATCGCCCTTGAAAACGAACTCAGCATTTGGGCAGGAAGTGCTCACCCACCTGAGAAAGAGCACTTCTTTCAGGGACAAGTTGAAGAAAGTGTCTCTGTAGTTCCACATAAGAATGTCTTGGTGCTTCTCACTCTCGAATTTCAACATATCTGACAGGTCCGGGTGGTTGTCCTCTGGCGGGGTCTGACCCAGTAAGAAGACTCGCACTACAGTTTGG from Neofelis nebulosa isolate mNeoNeb1 chromosome 9, mNeoNeb1.pri, whole genome shotgun sequence includes these protein-coding regions:
- the B3GNT2 gene encoding N-acetyllactosaminide beta-1,3-N-acetylglucosaminyltransferase 2 encodes the protein MSVGRRRIKLLGILMMVNVFIYLIVEVSKSSSQEKNGKGEVIIPKEKFWKISDPPVAYWNREQEKLNRRYNPILNMLANQTGEVYGFSNISHLNFCEPDLRVMSVVSGFSNLPDRFKDFLLYLRCRNYSLLIDQPEKCAKKPFLLLAIKSLIPHFARRQAIRESWGRETNMGNQTVVRVFLLGQTPPEDNHPDLSDMLKFESEKHQDILMWNYRDTFFNLSLKEVLFLRWVSTSCPNAEFVFKGDDDVFVNTHHILNYLNSLSKNKAKDLFIGDVIHNAGPHRDKKLKYYIPEVVYTGVYPPYAGGGGFLYSGHLALRLYSITDRVLLYPIDDVYTGMCLQKLGLVPEKHKGFKTFDIEEKNKNNICSYVDLMLVHSRKPQEMIDIWSRLQDAHLNC